TATGGCCGGATTCAGTGTAGCTTCTACTAGGAGGACCATTGGCATTGATCTTGAGGGATTGGAGCTCGGGGCCTTCCAGGAACGTGGGTTGCCATTTGGAGAAATCAGCGAACCGAACGACCTCATTTCGAACTTTCCAGTTTCATTAGGGGAGCTGAGGGATTCCGAAAGGATGATCGGTGTCACAGCCGGGACACCTTCCAAAGGGGGAGATTTATTGCCAACATTTTTGATGGTGTAATCAACAGGGCTGATCTTGATATTTATGGCGTTGTTAAAGTGGCAGAGAAGTCCATGCAGCAGGTGATAGTTTTCCCTTGCATATTTTTTTTCATTATCCCTTTAATAACTTTCCCATTGTGCTGCAGTGTAAGGAGATGTATGACCATGCAATTCTTCGGATCCGCAGGAAACTTTTTTGCCACGAGAAAGAGCGTAATAACATTGCTTCGAAGCTACAGGACTCGGAGGCTCATTGTGCCTGGGGAGATAAAGAGTTGGGAGAACTTCGGGCCACTTTGGAGGCGGCGCTCCGGGAGAAGGCCGTTTTTGCTGCTTAGGTTCTCTGCCTCGCTCATACCCGCCCTTTTACCCCGTATTCATACATGTTTCGGATTCATATATTCATTGACTTGCCCTTCTCCCGTAGGACGAGCAAAGTGACTCGCGGATTACTCAGTTGAAAGCGGAGATCTCCAGGCTGAAAGAGTGAAACGAGATTGTGGTCGGGGAATTGGTGACATCCTGGAATCTTCTCACGGACACTCACAGGGAGATTGTTACTTTGGCCGCGGCTAAGTCTGAGGCCGAACGAGATGCTTCCACTTATAAGGAGGATGCGACCACAGCGCATACAATGGTTCATGACATGTCCATGACAGCTGAGCAGAGACTAATTCGAGATGTCGAGCATACCAAAGCGGAGGCGAAGAGGGAGACCCTAGAAGAACTCGAGTCCAGAGGCTTCGATCTGTCTGCTGACCTGGAGGAGGCTCATGCGGTTGAGGTTAGATTGGCGCTCTTGATTGCCCCTGATAAGGGTGAAGACGATAGTGTCGAGGAGTAGTCTCCGAGCCTTTTTTGTATGCCTTCCTTTTTTACTTCATGTGTTCCCCCGGGAAACAAATAGTGTAAAGACATTTTTTCTCTTTGACAATGTATAAAAGGAGCTTTTATCCTGTCAGCCCTTCTCCTTgcttttttgtttttgcattccGGCATCGGCCTTTCGGGGCCTTTTTATGGGACAGACCGGGGGCCCCGAGACTAGCCATGTCCCGAGGTTGAATCAATAGCTCCTCCTGAACTGATATTTATGACGTCGAGGTTCTCCCGAGGTCCCTCGGTTTTATGAGTTATGTGGGAGCTTGGAATGATTCTGCTAGTGCACTCCCTAAGGAGAAGATGACGTTAATGCGGCCAAATTTAATTGGCCCTCTTGGACAAACGAGCAGTTGTCGCTTAGCCTCTATATATTTGTTCATCCACCCGTTGAGCGACGATTTTGCAGTTCTTGACAAGCCTATATCCTCTGTAGATCCTGGCGCTTTGTGTTAGTCTTTACGCTTCCCTACTTCTGAAAGTTTTTGTCTGGATCCTCATCTTCTTCCCCTTATTCTGTTGTAATCATGGCCTACGCTTCGACGCCTAATCCTTAGATGAAGGGGAGTCCCTGTTGTGCTCCGCCTTTGGTTGGTACCAGCGACTCGCCCACGATATCGGGAGAGCGAGATTTGGGTTGCCCTGCCTCAAAAAGGGCTATCACACCGGGGAGGCCACCCAATGTTTCGGGCCATCAAGAGCATGtgtcgaggattatttcatcggtgagggagaaaaacctcgagatgatcaggAAAGAATGCGGATGGGGGGAAGGCATGATTTTGCAAGCACCTTCCCCCGACGAGAGTGCCATGACATACGTTGAGGGGTTCTCGAGTATGTATATTCATGTTCTTGTGTTGGGTTCCTCGGACcaggtcgtgcttgatttctgtagAAGATATCAAGTAATGTTGGCACAGGTTCATCCCTTTCTTTGTAGAATAGTGCAGTCGATAAGGTATTTTGTTGACAAGATCGGGATAGAATTCACCCTCAGCCACCTCGTGAGGTTGTATCAGTCATTGCGCTATCGGGGCCTGATTGCTCTTCAAAGTAGATCAACCCTAGCTCCTGTGATCGGCCGCGAGGAGGATGAGGACTGCGGATGGATGAATCGGTTCTTTCGAATCTGGACGACCGATGTTATCCCTGGAGAATATTCGTCATTCcgtgagaaatggaacttcacacaTAAGTGCTTCGTTTGAACTGTCTTTATCTCAACATGGGGTTGGCCCCGTAATGATATCTTTTTGTTCTTTGTTTATAGCAACTCATTGGTTGCCCGGCGAGGTCCTTGATTTAGCCAAATGGTTTCGTAAGCTAGTAGCTTGCTCGACCTATGATAGGCGCCGGTGGGGAGATCTAacaaaagggagatgggaggcgaagcatcatggtaggtgccTGACGTTCTGCCCCCCTAAGAGGTGGCTTCCTTCTTGCTGGCTTATCTGATTTATCTACTGTAGGTGCTGGAAGTCCTTTTGAAGTAAGGCCGAGTTCCCCGAGGGAGGAGGAGAGAGTGCTAGCCCAGGGGTCAAGGAACACCAGTAAAAGAAAAGAAGCCCTGGGTGCAAGAAGGTCTGTGGTGAGGCGCCTTCTTCGTAGCGGTTAAGGGAAGCGTTTTGGCCGACCGACATCCTTCCGGGATTGATGCATCTTCAGGCGTTGCTTCGGCCTTCGGCGATGCTCAGCGCTTTGGCCTTATGATGAGTTTCGGTCGCTGTAAGGATGTTCTGGCCCTGtgttcctctcttttctttttgtttccctGGCTTTCTTTCTCAGGCTTTTGATAGGCTCAAAGTTGAACAACTTCATTGTGAGGCCCCGTTGCGGGATGCTcgagatagggagaaatccctctaACTTCTTTGTGCGGCAAAGGAAAGTGAGCTCATCTCTTTACGGCATGAGGTAGACCGGAGTCGGGCCCGGGAGGCCCTCTAGGAGAAACAAGTATCCTGCATCTCGCACTGGCTTGTATTCTCTTTATCTCTCGCCGTCTTGACATGTTGTTGTTTCAGTTGAAGGATAAGGcggatgagctggaacaactctgggGCGAGGTTGGCAGAGCCAAACGTGAATTCATCGAGCTAAAGGCGCATGTGAATGCCCATTCTAaggccaaagagagggctcaggCTGGGCCTTCCGCTCTTGAGGCACAAATTTAGGCTGCCCGTGCGAATGATTCTGCTTGGGGAAAGATGATCGTGAGACTCTCATCCGCGCTTTCAAGGGAGAAAACCGAGGCAGTGAATGTCCGGGCCGAGGTTGTGATTAATAATATTGGGGCGGGATAGAAATGGCCATTTATTCGAGAAGCGTTGCCGCTGCTAAAGCTTAGCTGAAGAAGACCCTCGATGGTGCAAGTAATAGCAAGGAGTATGtgatgtgcagatcccggagggaaatccttgaggagattcacgctaggggctttgatctctcgggggagatcgagcaagccaaaggagAGGAGTACGATGCCAAGATCCTACTGTCTGATGCTGAGGACGATGAGGAGGAGACCGCCGGGCTATAACTGCCGGAAAAAAGCGAAATGACCATTCCCTGCCTTCTTTGTTGTGTatatatagctttcattatatGACGTACAATGAGATTGCGATCCATCGTCAATATGTAGAAATAAGAGGGGGAACCCTGCAACTTGTATCTTCTGTATTTTTGCTCATTGGAGTTTTAATTGGGTCGATTCGACCCCGGATTTGCCCTTAGGCTTGCGTGCTTTAACCCTCtacgggttcagtctccgagttgtGATCCGTCTCGAGCTTAATTTACCCTCGAGTTTTGCATTCGTTTGGGCTATCGATGATGGTTTTTATGTCTTTCCCTTAGGCATTtggttgtttcaactattttgggtccagtctccgagtcgcattgggattcgagctttaattgaccctaaaGTTCTTTTCTGCCTGTATGGGCGGGTAACGATagccttttgtgcttcgggtcgaagtgaccttacaggcgCAAGGCTCGGAGACTCACTCGGCTGGTcaatagtggcatttatgccctgcccttaggcatgttgtagcttaactatttcgggtccagtctccgagttgcattgcgattcgagctttaattgacccttaagtattttcagaccggcgatagtgcctcttacgctattttggtcattgagacctttcaataaatggcccggaggcttgcatagttaactattttggatcccgtatccgaatcgggttacgattcgagctcattttaatcctcaagttgtcaatttttaagctggcgacaatagatcttacgctgtttggtcgtagagacctttcaatgtgcggcccggaggctcgtttggctggcgataatggctttTACGTTGTTTTTTCTTTAGGCTTTGTTtttcgctcgttaaggtcttttgaaataattttgcctacACCGTCGTTtgttctggaagaacctcgatttcaagtcgttatcgacGATGTATGAGAACCttggaaggttcatagctcataggttgagtaggtcgaagccttatgatttggagctgacatagtCGAAGCTTGTTTTTGCCTGTTGAGAAAAGCATGTTTTAACCGATTCTTTCCGAAgaatattcgaagtagtggcctccGATTTTGACCGTAGTCGTATGTGTTTAGTtttagccatttttgatcccgaatgatagtttaggcatctacaccgagggtatgccatttcgggattcttacaaatgcgatgtatagcctaaacttcaggattttcatgcctgttgaggtcttatggtttgtcatgcctattaaggtcttatagtttgtcatgcctattgaggtcttacagtttttgttgtaatgtagaatagatctggttacgccgagtccgcccgctaggggtcttacagttttgggtttcCCAGTGCATACCGATTAATGACAGTCTCCAAGTCAtagagtttgtttaagcttgaataTCGCTTATCGTGAGCTTGGAGTTGCCGTGTATGGGCTTTATGAGCTCGGAGTTCCAACCCTGGGGTCGTGCAGGTGCTGAATTGGTGATGGTAAGTCTTCGAGTATCTCGAGATGCGTTTGGTAGAGAGGCCTTCACCGTGAGCATGTTGAAATCCCCCTTTCTGAAGTATGAGATGGCAAAAGATATTCATTATTGCTTGGCGTAGATATATGCTGTAAATACCTGCCGTTTTGTTGTTGCGAGCTCGGCCCGCGCGGGCGCAGCTCCTTGGACCGTTCGGTCCGATACATTATTCCCTATTGGGGCTTCATTCGTCATTTTCCGGCATGGGGCCGGTTGTAATGAAAGTCCCGTAGGCTTGCTGAATCCTTCTTGGGAAGTGCATCGATGTATCCTTGTTAAAATCCCTTGCTAGTAAAAAACCCATTTCGGGATAAAAAAATccgatcaaaggaaaagagtgcaacggacgtTCTGAAGCCTTGGAATCATTTAGCCGGGGTATCATCCTGATTACCTTGGTTATTGTCCTATACAAGAGTAACCATGAAGTAGAAGATGCGAAGAGGGATGGGCATTTATACCTTGGTGGCGACGGTGCTTCTGGAGTTCTGACGCTTATTTGGCAGTTGCTAAGTGGTCCTTTATTTGAAGTGTTCGGGGCAATCATCAAAAAATCGTGTGGACGACGTGTTGAGGCTCGCCTGTTTTGTTTCCTTTAGCCATTTCTCCTTCTTGGGATTGATTTTTAGCCCGGCTGTTGAGAAGTTCCCGAAGATGCCCATTGTCGAGCAATCGGGACACTTCCTCTCGGAACTGCCTGCAATCTTCAGTTCGGTGCCCGCGCTagttgtgaaactcgcaaatCAAAATATAGTTTTTGTGGGAAGGATCCGAATGTAATGGTCTGGGCTATCTGGCATCTCCAATCTTGCTAATGGCGAACCCAATGTCTAACACATCGAGGCTGAAGTCGTATGTCAATAAGTGGGGTGCGTTTGTTCGCGCTATGTTTCGATTGAACCTCGTTATGTTGACGAGCCCTCGAGGTCCTGTCCTCGATATATCCTCCGATCGTGGCGAGGCAGGTTGTGCCTTGGGGCATTTCTTCTGTCTTCGAGGTacggctggtacctttctttgtttggtttcaaTTCTTTTATCATTGGCTGCAATCATTTTCTCACCTAATTCGATCCTTTTGGttaggtcctcgagcatttttactaTGGTATTGTCGTCCACCGaaccgttattgcttgatctttctggtaCTTGCTCGATGGGGGGAGATGTCTCTAGTGCCATTGTGCTGGGAGCTCtcggatggctttgcaactgagcaatggccagttgttgtgcctgcaacatttcaaaataacatgaagactaacttcatgttcttcccGGGCCGGGGTCTTTTCAGCTTCCTGTCGGTCGTTGTGTCGTATACTCCTgtcggtgtgagaagtttcgtcgacTTGCTGTGTGTCCTGTGAATCCGTGTCCGCTAGAATTGGTCCGAGCACGTTATCGGGATTCTGTAGTGCTCCGATGGCCGGGACAACCACGCCATTTTCCCTGTCATttttgaggttgtcgttctcgacttcGTTTAcggagccagacattttgacctgaaatcaaaggatcttagacaagaaaaagtgtgaaatataatgtgcgtttgtgcaatgaaaccagcaagaaaataatcactattatttttagccccaaggtgggcgccaaactgtttaccgtaaaaatggtaacaataaataaatttgtaaatgggattctaaaaatacgtgatctattctcgagctagttgttagagtagtttaTGATAATAATATgtagtttaatgatgaaatgcaagctaaaacaagataataatcgaaccgaagggcatgctgcccgggtataggtctggtcgatggggggcctcggggtcgacgtcagggtcgagttcgagctatcggggatagtcgggtaTGGGATAGCAGTTGAGGATACAATTGAACAAAGCTCTTTACGGCCAATACTAAGctatataatgaagaacaagtaagagaacgATGGATATAAAGGTGGCCTCGGGCCAGTTAGaacaagcaagttagaaagaaaagagagagatattattgcacttgtggagaaaatggagtaacatcagccccttacaaagtggcatgaattccccttatataggagagggaataccatatagtacaAAGTGTACTGAATGTAAAGACATGGGGATGGGATGGCTAGGCATGGTACTAGTGCCTATTAACTCTATCTGTTTGCTTCGGGAATCCCCTATCTTCGGAACCTTTGTTGGGTCACGGACAGATTCCTTATCCTTGAAATCTCTACAGGGTCGCAGACGATCCTCGAGGGAGGGAGCTCGATCGTAATCCTACAGCCTCGAGATGCTGACATGACTTTCCGAATGTACCTTAATGGCGGGAAATAGACCCCCTTGATTTCACCACATACAACCACCCTTTAGAAGGAGTAGACACCGTTTGGAATTACACAAGATGGGTTACTCAGATATcaaggacgattatgtgtccctaatgttgcagggctacgTCAGCAAGTTATGGCAGCAACTCagtattctcgttattctatccatccaggagcgaccgagatgtatcatgacatcagggaagtatattggtagGACGAAATggaaaaggatatagcagaatttgttgctcagtgtcctaactgtcagcaggttaagattgagcatcaaaaacttggtgggttattgcaggctatggagattccgacttggaaatgggaagtaatcagtATGAATTttatcgtaggcttacctcgtactcAGCGTAAGTTCGATTTAATATGGGCAATTGTgtataggcttacaaagtcagcccatttttgCCTGTTAGTACTATATATTCcgtagaggattatgcaaggatttatattaaggagatagtatgactgcatggtgtccttatcttagtacaacatttcatccccaaacTGATCGACTGGCCGAACGCACAATTCAGgcacttgaggatatgttacgagcatgtgtATTGGATTTTAATAGAAGTAGagatgaacatctacctcttatcgagtttgcatataataatagttaccactccagtatccagatggctccatataaggctttgtatgggcatAACTGCAGATCTCCTATAGgttggtttgatgttggagaaccTGGGTTACATGAGCCAAACCTGGTTCAgtaggccatagaaaaagtaaagcttattcgGGAgtgactattgacagctcagagtcatcaAAAATCATATTCTGACATGCGacgacgagatttagagttcggggttaatgACTGGGCATTCTTaaaagtgtcacctatgaaggttGTGATGAGATTtagcaagaaaggcaaacttattccacggtatattgggccttataggatcattcgaagAGTGGGCCAAGTATCTTATGAGTTAGAACttccctcggaattggagtctgtccatacggtttttcacgtatctatgttacggaagtgcattggcgTTACATGCCCACAAGTGATGTACATATTAAAGAggacttatcatacgaggaaattctTGTTGTTATTCTAGACCAAAAAATCCGTAAGCTACGGAATAaagaggtagcctccgtgaaaatactttggagaaacaacaatgtggaaggaATGACTTGGAAGGCCGAGGAAGACGTGAAGTCATTCCTCCTCGGAGAAGGGTCCAACTGGGACATCACAACAATAAGGTACATGAATAAATTCTTGTGTGTTTGGACTCAAAACACACAAATAAGTGTATTAAAAAACGACATTTCAATATATAGCGTGCAACAACAACACGCTTTATATTAAAGGTAATGCCTGCCGTTAAGTGTAGCTTGTTGTTGTTACATGCTATATGTATAGCGCACAAATAGAAAACGATATCCTCTGATTTTGGCCCCACCAATAAGTGAACTGACAATCACAATTATTTCAATGTACAGCGTGTGTTTAGAAAACGCTATATATCCAAAATTTTCTACCTCCCGgactagccatttcctatataaagtggTCAAAGTATTTGGAAAAATTGTTCACATACAATTCTAATTCTCTTCAATATTTTCTTACTGTAAACTCTGAAGCATTTTTTCGcaatgtctgaagagcgtagaataagagtttcattatattaggGGTTGAGGTTATGACGGAGAATAACCCTGTGAggtatagtttatctccacaTGGTCATGTTTAATTACCACTTACactagagtacgataaattgataccgttgttatgcaaaaaatggaaaagaggaaacgttcagtgatacttaaagtaactggAAGCTTtccgtattccgtcactccgcaaggggctACTTTTTACTCGGAGTTAAACATatacgatgatgaaactttgagggattttctgaggactccggatgaataccAGGAATATCTTGTAATAAATATGTTGGATATGTACATCAAGGTCGAAGATGTTCCAAACAATGATGTGGTCGGACATGTTCctgataacccccagtcatcggctGGCTATTCTGGAGgagtttttgccggacatgttcctgatgaaagagttttccttgatttaaattATTCCCGCCTGCTttacataattcacaagacgagtggtaagctTCGATTTTCCTTTGTGGTACGATGTACAATTTTGTTATATTCattttgtattaacgctcatatatttaacagGGGGTACAGGCCGAATATGAGTTTTATAAATAATGAACCCGAGCatagttttggtgtgttggatcaaAGTGGTCCATCCGGGAGCTATTACCTACAtgaaaatgtccatcatggaatttcatcacattacgacttatAAGTGAAGTGATATGTCTATATGAAAAGTATTTTTAAATTTAGCCTCTTATTAATTTGTTGATTGtgtagtgaaaacgagcaagttgaagcaaatgtactcactcaattgcccgaagacGGCGTATTAAATCGGGATCTGGCTGATACACAGAGTGAGAAAGAGAATAGTGATTACGACAATAATGCTAATGAATCTGGAGGCGATACACCCTTTcatcgtgaggatggtgatgaggaggatgagaagAAAGGACCTGATTTGATGAGAGAGTATGCTCCACCCCcccccctagacgaagagtgcATGAGTCCcaagtgccgtttcattcaagggaggttccttaccttgataacttgccaaacatgccggatgtggaagctctaaaaagggattttgatgaaattcatacagcaatgtgggatgagtctagaccaacagtgctggcaaagggcatgcTTTTTGCTGATAAAGCGCACCTAAGCAGGgttgtaaaatgcacaacgtaaaagagtgtcgtgagatgacggtaTAGGAGTCATGTCCGGTTGTATAAAAGGTTGTTTGTCGCAGGTGGTTTTAGCCATgtcattggatgttgcgtgcgatgaagaagaagacaggtctgtggaaagtgggtaaatatattcccacccacacatgcgaaatagacacattcaacgggaatcatttcaacttggatattgattTGATTTCTCTTATTCTTATTCCACACATCGAAGCaaccataaggtataaaatcaaagagtgtattacagcagTCCACCAAGAAAATGGCCAtacaattactaaaagaaaggcatatctcaggcggaaaagagcgtttgaaatagtttatggtaactgggataagtcatttgcagattTCCCTAGGTACATGGGTGCACTGCAGCAGTTTGAACCCCGGACGGTTGTTAAATGGAAGCTTGAGCATATTCCAGGTAAACCaaaatatatgttcaattacatTTTATGGGCGTTTAAACCAGCAgttgatggtttttcgcattgtCGGACCTTAATATCTATAGACggcactcatgtctatggaaagtacgatatcaaacTGTTGATAGCCATGGCAGTaaatgctaatggacagatatttcctctagcttttgctatttgtgccaatgaaagccaagagatgtggacgctgtttttgaaccacttgaaagagcacgttgtgaAACAGCTTTTCGGTATATGTCTAATATCCGATCGATACGGTGGTAtcttaagttctgtggagaacttgcctacatggcaagaaccttatgcctaTCATCATTACTATGTTAGGCACTTTAAAGCTAATTTTTAGAAGGCATATCCAAACAAGGATCTCCAAGATTTGATGTGGATGGAAGCAACAGACTACCAATAGCATAAATTTCGGATGCACATGGAATATATCAGGtaagaagacgaggcagcctatcgttggttaatgtgacatgaccctgaaaagtggacgttgcacgcggatggtggcagacgatggggaactctgactacaaatgtgtcagagtctttcaacgggttattgaagtctgCAAGATGATTGCCTGTCACAGCCACGGTGCGgttgtcgttcaagcagatggcggagaggtttgttgaaaggtctGCAGCTGCAACATCATTGATAGAAaagggtgttgaatttatgtCGGTGCCTATtaaaagatttgagaaatataGACGGCGAGCGCATTagcattcatttttgcagtatgataacgaaagaagtgtttttgaagttcgcacctcTATCCATCAAAATTgaggtaataatgtacatactgtaaatgaatctagAAGGTTATGCTCTTGTGgaaaatggtccatctaccacatgccttgctcacatgccatcaagtgctttcaacaagttggtttgggtgtaaccaactatgttgatcaacaatatagtgttgcgaagtacctaaacacatatagtgggcagttgcagccagtgggtgttgagcattattggccgcctgaaccatttaaaatggtgtgtaacaagtcctatttgcatCGAATACAAGTGAAGAAGAGAACGCATATACGGAACTAAATGGATGTTAGTGAAACCGTGTATGCGCGcagatgtggtatatgctcgcaaacaggacacgaccataGAAAATGTCCTTTGGATGGCAACAGTAATCAAGCTTGGGGTGGGTAttcttctagtgtacctaactatCCATGAGTTGATATtataataattagttgttatgcctatgttgcaagatttatgaaataaaattatgcttgttaattatgatttgtatttttccattttacctatttaaataataatttaatttaaaattgtcttgtcaacatcatgacaTAAAGTTGACAAGACATAAAGTTGTCTGAAATAAAGTTGATGAGACATAAAGTTGTCTGAAATAAAGTTGACGAGACATAAAGTTGTCTTAAATAAAGTTGACAAGACATAAAATTGTCTTGTCaatatcatgatatttaacacgcaaaatatagcgctATTGCATAGTACGTTATGTATTTAGCGCGGTTGaatactacgttatgtgtgtgttgtctcgct
This genomic stretch from Nicotiana sylvestris chromosome 9, ASM39365v2, whole genome shotgun sequence harbors:
- the LOC138877405 gene encoding uncharacterized protein, with the protein product MKKKTGLWKVGKYIPTHTCEIDTFNGNHFNLDIDLISLILIPHIEATIRYKIKECITAVHQENGHTITKRKAYLRRKRAFEIVYGNWDKSFADFPRYMGALQQFEPRTVVKWKLEHIPGKPKYMFNYILWAFKPAVDGFSHCRTLISIDGTHVYGKYDIKLLIAMAVNANGQIFPLAFAICANESQEMWTLFLNHLKEHVVKQLFGICLISDRYGGILSSVENLPTWQEPYAYHHYYVRHFKANF